The proteins below are encoded in one region of Alkaliphilus flagellatus:
- the spoIIAB gene encoding anti-sigma F factor gives MEYKNYMKIEFDSKSQNEAFARVVVAAFASQLDPTIEEITDIKTAVSEAVTNAIIHGYESNMGMVTVTCRINGNELEIIIEDKGHGIDNVEQAREPLFTSKPQLERSGMGFTVMETFMDEIEVYSELEKGTTIRMVKKFKSLNVE, from the coding sequence ATGGAATACAAAAACTATATGAAAATAGAATTTGACAGCAAATCTCAAAACGAGGCTTTTGCTAGAGTAGTAGTGGCTGCTTTTGCCTCACAGTTAGATCCTACAATAGAAGAAATTACAGATATAAAAACTGCTGTTTCCGAAGCAGTAACCAATGCTATTATTCATGGATATGAGAGTAACATGGGTATGGTTACTGTAACATGTAGAATAAATGGTAATGAGTTAGAGATTATTATAGAAGATAAGGGACATGGGATTGATAATGTTGAACAAGCAAGAGAACCTCTTTTTACTTCTAAACCACAACTAGAGCGTTCAGGTATGGGCTTTACTGTGATGGAAACCTTTATGGACGAAATTGAAGTATATTCTGAGCTAGAAAAGGGAACAACAATAAGAATGGTAAAAAAGTTCAAAAGCCTGAATGTAGAGTAA
- a CDS encoding DUF3221 domain-containing protein: MKKSLILIIGIIMIFTIVAGCSNSEKDNEVSFIATVLENNQSYLLVEPVEGSSELSSADKIMVSIGDETLLKSQNEQTIVDNIEVGSKVEVFYDGRIAESYPAQINTCHQVKILDYNIFTTEDENFLVKTYINKLELKENEEISMYSTIEYIGEKDNITIWSGEPYFHYTIYNGQEYFNEGITEDLLKQTVLNKGEIYTIPFSKSGGFSGDDPKADFWKHYYSEKELKLPKGEYSFTAYTDFALTEEQTEKVTLKIDFEVKVK; this comes from the coding sequence GTGAAGAAATCTTTAATTTTGATTATAGGTATAATAATGATATTTACGATTGTAGCAGGATGTAGTAATTCAGAAAAGGATAATGAGGTTTCATTTATTGCAACTGTACTTGAAAATAATCAATCCTACTTGTTAGTAGAACCTGTTGAAGGCTCTTCTGAACTTAGTTCTGCTGATAAAATTATGGTATCTATAGGAGATGAAACTCTGTTAAAATCTCAAAATGAACAGACAATTGTAGATAACATTGAAGTTGGGAGTAAAGTTGAAGTATTTTACGATGGTAGGATTGCTGAAAGTTATCCTGCACAAATTAATACTTGCCATCAGGTTAAAATATTAGATTATAATATTTTTACTACAGAAGATGAGAATTTTCTAGTAAAAACATATATTAATAAATTAGAGCTTAAAGAAAATGAAGAAATAAGCATGTATTCAACTATAGAATATATTGGGGAAAAAGACAACATTACTATATGGTCAGGAGAGCCATATTTTCATTATACGATTTATAATGGACAAGAATATTTTAATGAGGGTATAACTGAAGATTTACTAAAGCAAACAGTTTTAAACAAAGGTGAAATATATACTATACCATTTTCAAAGAGTGGAGGATTTAGTGGGGATGATCCCAAAGCTGATTTCTGGAAACACTACTATTCAGAAAAAGAGCTAAAATTACCTAAAGGAGAATACTCTTTTACTGCATATACAGATTTTGCTTTGACTGAAGAACAAACAGAAAAAGTAACATTAAAAATAGACTTTGAAGTTAAAGTGAAATAA
- a CDS encoding phage holin family protein, producing the protein MRFLARWFISAISIYIIANLSLGVTASSFKATLVAAAILGIVNTIIKPILVILTLPINIMTLGLFTFIINGITLMITSSIVGGFEVKNIFAAVVASVLISIVNMILTSLTGVKK; encoded by the coding sequence ATGAGGTTTTTAGCAAGATGGTTTATAAGTGCTATTTCGATTTATATAATAGCTAATTTATCTTTAGGGGTTACTGCATCAAGCTTTAAGGCAACTTTAGTCGCCGCAGCTATTTTAGGTATTGTAAATACAATTATTAAACCTATTTTAGTAATTCTCACTTTACCAATTAACATAATGACCTTAGGATTATTTACATTCATTATTAATGGTATTACATTAATGATAACATCCAGCATTGTTGGAGGCTTTGAAGTGAAAAATATCTTTGCAGCGGTTGTTGCATCTGTACTTATTAGTATAGTTAATATGATATTAACAAGCTTAACAGGAGTTAAAAAATAA
- a CDS encoding stage V sporulation protein AB, protein MKYTIVPLLGFSNGIIVGSGIVALLSLLDIIPRLAQLTKTYNNIKLYESVIVGAAVLASITSLTGVGINLGKFTVIIVGFSMGIFIGLLASALAEVLNVMPVLIRRFRLDGYIIYIVYSLILGKVLGSLLNWTLYFKFK, encoded by the coding sequence ATGAAATATACAATTGTACCTCTGTTAGGATTTTCAAATGGGATTATTGTAGGAAGTGGGATTGTTGCCTTACTTTCACTTTTAGATATTATTCCAAGACTAGCTCAATTAACAAAAACCTATAATAATATTAAACTTTATGAAAGTGTAATTGTAGGTGCTGCTGTTTTGGCATCGATTACTTCTCTTACAGGTGTTGGAATAAATTTAGGAAAGTTCACAGTGATAATTGTTGGATTTAGTATGGGTATATTTATTGGGCTACTAGCATCTGCATTAGCCGAAGTATTAAATGTCATGCCTGTATTAATAAGAAGATTTAGATTAGATGGATATATAATATATATAGTTTATTCATTAATACTTGGAAAAGTATTAGGATCATTGTTAAATTGGACGCTATATTTTAAATTTAAATAG
- a CDS encoding stage V sporulation protein AE: MNNTNTEKRKIILVTDGDSCAQKTLEIAVSNIGGRCISRSGGNPTPITSSEIVELVKQAKNDPVVVMVDDRGNTGIGKGEQAMFEIINHPEIEVLGIVAVASNTKGVRGVRVDYSIDNNGNMINAPVDKHGNISDKKVLYGDTVDIINNCNVPIVIGVGDIGKMEGKDVSEIGAPIITKALEEIITRNSTQNKKGYRH; this comes from the coding sequence ATGAATAATACGAATACAGAAAAAAGAAAAATTATATTAGTAACAGATGGAGATTCTTGTGCTCAAAAGACATTAGAAATAGCAGTTTCAAATATAGGGGGAAGATGTATCTCAAGATCGGGAGGTAATCCTACCCCTATTACATCTTCCGAAATAGTTGAGCTAGTAAAACAAGCTAAAAATGATCCAGTAGTAGTTATGGTTGATGATAGAGGAAACACTGGTATAGGTAAAGGCGAGCAAGCTATGTTTGAAATTATAAATCATCCTGAAATAGAAGTACTTGGAATTGTTGCCGTAGCTTCAAACACTAAAGGAGTGAGAGGAGTAAGAGTAGATTACTCTATAGATAATAATGGTAACATGATTAATGCTCCTGTAGACAAGCATGGAAATATAAGCGATAAAAAAGTACTATATGGGGATACAGTAGATATTATTAATAATTGTAATGTTCCTATTGTTATTGGAGTAGGTGATATTGGGAAGATGGAAGGAAAGGATGTAAGCGAAATAGGAGCTCCTATAATTACAAAAGCATTAGAAGAGATAATTACTAGAAACTCTACTCAAAATAAAAAAGGTTATAGACATTAG
- the spoVAD gene encoding stage V sporulation protein AD translates to MAIKKLGSQTIRLLNPPSIISTGTVVGPKEGEGPLAQYFDTILDDDLFGEDSWEKAESKLTKESVKSALSKARLNMTDMEYMFGGDLLNQLMSTSFAARDLQIPFFGLYGACSTMTESLSLASMIIDGGYADNVVATTSSHFSAAERQYRFPLESGNQRPVTSQWTVTGSGSAILSAKGEGPYITYVTTGKVIDFGIKDATNMGAAMAPAAVDTIRMHLADTGFKPDDYDLIITGDLGKIGHQIALELLEKEGYDLSKVLKDCGIEVFDNEKQDTHSGGSGCGCSAVVFCGYLYDQLKSKNLNKILLISTGALLSPTSTLQGESIPSIAHAVTIESKLVN, encoded by the coding sequence ATGGCTATAAAAAAACTAGGAAGTCAAACTATAAGGTTATTAAATCCTCCATCAATTATTTCTACAGGTACAGTTGTAGGTCCTAAAGAAGGAGAGGGTCCTCTGGCACAATACTTCGATACAATATTAGATGATGATTTATTTGGAGAAGATAGTTGGGAAAAAGCTGAAAGTAAGTTAACTAAAGAATCAGTAAAGTCTGCCTTAAGTAAAGCTAGATTAAATATGACAGATATGGAATATATGTTTGGTGGAGATTTACTTAATCAACTTATGTCAACATCATTTGCTGCTAGAGATTTGCAAATTCCTTTCTTTGGACTATATGGAGCCTGTTCTACTATGACAGAATCTCTTAGCTTAGCATCTATGATAATAGATGGAGGATATGCAGACAATGTAGTGGCAACAACATCAAGCCATTTTTCTGCTGCAGAAAGACAGTATAGATTTCCATTAGAGTCTGGAAATCAACGTCCGGTAACGTCACAGTGGACAGTAACAGGTTCTGGATCTGCAATATTATCAGCAAAAGGTGAAGGTCCATACATTACTTATGTTACAACAGGGAAAGTAATAGACTTTGGTATTAAAGATGCAACAAATATGGGTGCAGCTATGGCTCCAGCAGCAGTAGATACTATAAGAATGCATTTAGCTGATACAGGATTTAAACCAGACGACTATGATCTTATTATTACAGGTGATTTAGGAAAAATTGGTCACCAAATAGCATTAGAGCTATTAGAAAAAGAAGGCTACGATCTATCAAAGGTTTTAAAGGATTGTGGAATAGAAGTATTTGATAATGAAAAACAAGATACCCATTCAGGTGGTAGTGGATGTGGTTGCTCTGCTGTAGTGTTTTGTGGATATTTATATGATCAATTAAAGTCAAAAAACTTAAATAAAATATTACTAATTTCTACAGGAGCATTGCTATCACCTACAAGTACATTACAAGGAGAATCTATTCCCAGTATAGCTCATGCAGTTACAATAGAAAGCAAATTAGTAAATTAG
- a CDS encoding MogA/MoaB family molybdenum cofactor biosynthesis protein → MITVGIITASDKGSKGERTDKSGPLIGEMLEPIGGVVREYMIVPDEREKLAEGLIYMCDEAKLDIIFTTGGTGFSPRDVTPEATLDVVERLTPGISEAIRMKSLSVTPKAMLSRAVSGIRKQTLIINLPGSPKGVKECLEVILPVLSHGIGILKGTDSECGHDVK, encoded by the coding sequence TTGATTACAGTTGGTATTATTACAGCTAGTGATAAAGGCTCTAAGGGAGAACGAACAGATAAAAGCGGTCCATTAATTGGTGAAATGCTTGAACCTATTGGAGGAGTTGTAAGGGAATATATGATTGTTCCTGATGAAAGAGAGAAGTTAGCTGAAGGATTAATTTATATGTGTGATGAAGCAAAGCTTGATATTATTTTTACAACTGGTGGTACAGGATTTTCCCCTAGGGATGTTACCCCTGAAGCAACCTTAGATGTTGTGGAGAGATTAACCCCTGGCATTTCAGAAGCTATTAGAATGAAAAGCCTTAGTGTTACTCCTAAGGCCATGCTTTCTAGAGCTGTATCAGGAATAAGAAAACAAACTTTAATAATCAACTTACCTGGTAGCCCAAAGGGAGTAAAGGAATGTTTAGAGGTTATTTTACCTGTACTTTCTCATGGCATTGGCATTTTAAAAGGCACAGATAGTGAATGTGGACACGATGTAAAATAA
- the spoIIAA gene encoding anti-sigma F factor antagonist, producing MQLQYEMVDNILIVKFDGELDHHVAENIRTDLDDTISQHRIKNLVFDLSGMGFMDSSGIGVIIGRYKNISKLGGKVSVIHVTDQIDKIFSLAGLYNIISKHNNKSEALNCM from the coding sequence TTGCAATTACAATATGAAATGGTAGACAACATACTAATTGTTAAATTTGATGGTGAATTGGATCATCATGTTGCTGAAAACATTAGAACAGATCTAGATGATACAATTAGTCAACATAGGATTAAAAACCTAGTTTTTGATCTAAGTGGCATGGGATTTATGGATAGCTCTGGAATAGGGGTTATTATTGGACGATATAAGAATATATCTAAACTAGGGGGAAAAGTATCGGTTATCCATGTAACTGATCAGATAGATAAAATATTTAGTCTAGCAGGTTTATACAACATTATAAGTAAGCATAACAACAAAAGCGAAGCCCTTAATTGTATGTAA
- the spoVAC gene encoding stage V sporulation protein AC — protein MSKNQANKNKAYQNYVDTKIPKPHLLKNCIWAFLVGGAICTIGEVIHRVIESHYKYSHLDVSDITTLIMVFIGAFLTGIGIYDIIGKRAGAGSLIPITGFANSIVAPAMEFKREGFIMGVAAKMFVLAGPVLVYGIGSSVIVGILYYIFKK, from the coding sequence ATGTCAAAAAATCAAGCGAATAAAAATAAGGCTTATCAAAATTATGTAGATACAAAAATTCCAAAGCCTCATTTACTTAAAAATTGCATATGGGCTTTTTTGGTTGGGGGAGCTATATGTACAATAGGAGAAGTAATCCATCGTGTAATAGAATCACACTATAAGTACTCTCATTTAGATGTAAGTGATATAACTACTTTAATAATGGTTTTTATTGGAGCATTTTTAACGGGGATAGGTATATACGATATTATTGGTAAAAGAGCAGGAGCAGGGTCTCTTATTCCAATTACAGGATTTGCGAACTCTATAGTTGCTCCTGCAATGGAATTTAAACGAGAAGGATTTATAATGGGAGTTGCAGCAAAGATGTTTGTTTTAGCAGGTCCAGTACTAGTATATGGAATAGGCTCTTCAGTAATAGTTGGCATTTTATACTATATTTTTAAAAAATAG
- a CDS encoding stage V sporulation protein AA, with protein sequence MSNNNQVFLRVNGKVSLPKSQSVVLKDLVEISADKEIKKKLENLSYPVNIKDNSNILISVISLITFIKENISDVDLVVIGETDILISFQDDNINTDKYKKLRVLVVCLLLFIGSITAIINFHSDVDMKTAHTVIYKIITGVETDRPLLLQIPYSLGIGVGMAVFFNHIFKKKINNEPTPLEMEIYSYQQSVDEYIKNNNSEQR encoded by the coding sequence ATGAGTAATAATAATCAAGTTTTTTTGAGAGTAAATGGAAAGGTTTCACTTCCAAAGAGCCAATCTGTTGTATTAAAAGATTTAGTAGAAATTTCTGCCGACAAGGAAATAAAGAAAAAATTAGAAAATTTAAGTTATCCAGTTAACATAAAAGACAATAGTAACATTTTAATTTCAGTTATATCACTTATAACCTTTATAAAAGAAAATATATCTGATGTTGACTTAGTGGTTATAGGTGAAACTGATATTTTAATTAGCTTTCAAGATGATAATATAAATACAGATAAATACAAAAAATTGAGAGTTTTAGTAGTATGTTTGTTGCTATTTATAGGATCTATTACGGCTATTATTAATTTTCACTCTGATGTGGATATGAAAACGGCCCATACTGTTATATATAAGATAATTACAGGTGTAGAAACTGATAGACCATTATTACTGCAAATACCATATTCTTTAGGAATAGGAGTAGGAATGGCAGTGTTCTTCAATCATATATTTAAGAAAAAAATCAATAATGAACCTACCCCACTTGAAATGGAGATATATTCTTATCAACAAAGCGTAGATGAATATATAAAAAACAACAATAGTGAACAGCGCTAG
- a CDS encoding DNA-3-methyladenine glycosylase I: MKRCSWCENDELYIKYHDEEWGVPVHDDNKHFEFLVLESAQAGLSWITILRKRDNYRKAYDNFDPVKVAKYDEEKINELINNPGIIRNRRKIEASVNNAQRFLEIQKEFGSFNNYLWGFINNETIKNEWDNISQVPANTDLSSKISKDLKKRGFRFVGSTIIYSYLQAAGLVNDHIKDCFRYNDI, encoded by the coding sequence ATGAAAAGATGCTCTTGGTGTGAAAATGATGAACTATATATAAAATATCATGATGAGGAATGGGGTGTTCCTGTTCATGATGATAATAAACATTTTGAGTTTTTAGTTTTAGAGTCAGCCCAGGCAGGTTTAAGCTGGATTACTATCTTAAGAAAGAGAGATAATTATAGAAAAGCGTATGATAACTTTGATCCCGTAAAGGTAGCTAAATATGATGAAGAAAAAATTAATGAATTAATAAATAACCCAGGAATTATTAGAAATCGTAGAAAAATTGAAGCTTCAGTTAATAATGCACAAAGATTTTTAGAAATTCAAAAGGAGTTTGGAAGCTTTAATAATTACTTATGGGGCTTTATAAATAATGAAACAATAAAAAATGAATGGGATAATATTTCACAAGTACCTGCTAATACAGATCTGTCAAGTAAAATAAGTAAGGACTTAAAAAAACGTGGTTTTAGATTTGTAGGCTCAACAATAATTTATTCCTATTTACAGGCGGCAGGATTGGTAAATGATCATATTAAAGATTGTTTTAGATATAATGATATATAA
- a CDS encoding GNAT family N-acetyltransferase — translation MENIIDTKLDKFKLRFGNEKDVPLILQFIKELADYEKLLHEVVATEEILMDSLFKQKSAEVVIGEYENKSVSFALFFHNFSTFLGRSGIYLEDLYVKPEMRGKGIGKLMLSFLGKLAIERGCGRLEWWCLDWNEPSIQFYKSMSAIPMDEWTVYRVCDEALVDLAKGYDS, via the coding sequence GTGGAAAATATAATTGATACAAAACTAGATAAATTTAAGCTAAGATTTGGAAATGAAAAGGACGTTCCTTTAATTTTGCAGTTTATTAAAGAATTGGCTGATTATGAAAAGTTATTACATGAAGTGGTTGCAACGGAAGAAATATTAATGGATTCCTTATTTAAACAAAAATCAGCAGAAGTTGTTATTGGTGAATATGAAAATAAATCTGTAAGTTTTGCATTGTTTTTTCATAACTTCTCAACATTTTTAGGTCGATCAGGAATTTACTTAGAAGATTTATATGTAAAACCTGAAATGCGAGGAAAGGGAATAGGAAAGCTAATGTTATCATTCCTAGGAAAGCTTGCCATTGAAAGAGGTTGTGGAAGATTAGAATGGTGGTGTCTTGATTGGAATGAGCCATCAATTCAGTTCTATAAAAGTATGAGTGCTATTCCAATGGATGAATGGACAGTATATAGAGTTTGTGATGAAGCCTTAGTTGATTTAGCTAAGGGATATGATAGCTAG
- the sigF gene encoding RNA polymerase sporulation sigma factor SigF — protein sequence MNFPAFSGEQVEILEHEKTIELILEAQKGSLQAQETLVSHNLGLVRSVIRRFANRGYDREDLFQLGCIGLIKAIKKFDISFDVRFSTYAVPMIIGEIKRFLRDDGIIKVSRSLKQTAARVKMTKERLQKEQGREPTLQEIADDMDVTKEEIVMALDSSAHPEYLYDVIHHDDGSPIHLIDKISETDSLEDSEVIDRIMLQEAIAKLEPRERQIIFLRYFKDQTQTEIAQVLGISQVQVSRIEKKVLQNMKDLMKKA from the coding sequence ATGAATTTTCCAGCATTCTCAGGGGAACAAGTTGAAATATTGGAGCACGAAAAAACTATAGAATTAATATTAGAGGCACAAAAAGGAAGCTTACAAGCTCAAGAAACATTAGTAAGTCATAATTTAGGACTAGTTAGAAGTGTAATAAGGCGTTTTGCTAATAGGGGATATGATAGAGAAGATTTATTTCAATTGGGCTGTATCGGATTAATTAAAGCAATCAAAAAGTTTGATATCAGTTTTGATGTAAGATTTTCTACCTATGCAGTACCTATGATTATTGGAGAGATAAAACGATTTTTAAGGGATGATGGAATAATTAAAGTATCCAGATCTCTAAAGCAGACAGCAGCTAGGGTTAAAATGACAAAGGAGAGATTGCAAAAGGAACAAGGTAGGGAACCGACTTTACAGGAAATTGCTGATGACATGGATGTAACAAAGGAAGAAATTGTAATGGCATTAGATTCCAGTGCACATCCAGAGTATTTATATGATGTTATTCATCACGATGATGGTTCACCAATACATCTTATAGATAAAATTAGTGAAACTGATAGTTTAGAGGATAGTGAGGTAATTGATAGGATAATGCTTCAAGAAGCTATTGCAAAATTAGAACCAAGAGAAAGACAAATTATATTTTTAAGATATTTTAAAGATCAAACACAAACCGAAATTGCTCAAGTTTTAGGTATTTCTCAGGTTCAAGTTTCAAGAATCGAAAAAAAAGTATTGCAAAATATGAAAGATTTAATGAAGAAGGCTTAA
- the spoVAE gene encoding stage V sporulation protein AE, translated as MQYVNAFIVGGIICVIGQIIINKTKLTPAHVLVLFVTLGVVLGAIGLYEPIVKFGCAGATVPIPGFGYSLAKGAMKGVDEHGILGAFTGGISSTAGGITAAIVFGYLMAVLFTPKTKP; from the coding sequence ATGCAGTATGTAAATGCATTTATAGTAGGTGGAATAATTTGTGTAATTGGACAAATTATAATTAATAAAACAAAGCTTACACCTGCACATGTTTTAGTTTTATTTGTAACATTAGGAGTTGTGCTGGGTGCTATTGGCTTATATGAACCTATAGTAAAATTTGGTTGTGCGGGAGCAACAGTTCCAATTCCAGGTTTTGGATATTCCTTAGCTAAAGGAGCAATGAAAGGGGTTGATGAACATGGCATATTAGGCGCCTTTACTGGAGGAATATCGTCTACTGCTGGAGGAATTACAGCCGCCATAGTTTTCGGGTATTTAATGGCAGTACTATTTACTCCAAAAACCAAACCATAG
- a CDS encoding transglycosylase domain-containing protein gives MSDKKLSRQTDKDNNKKRKLSIFRVILVTMILIGFIGAGAVAGIVMSIIKNTEPIDASNIYEMLDESSFILDSEGQVIEKIESNKFRVVVDYSEMPEHLTSAFVSIEDERFWTHKGVDIKRIFGALWTNLRTGSRQGASTINQQLAVNLYLSRSDKSYSRKIKDAYYGIMLNKQLSKEQILEAYLNTIYLGSGAHGVQAAAQVYFSKDAKDLTLAESALIAGITKYPSRNTPIITLKKEDVQEHHVVLDDSDPVYTVIMNDKIDEYVISRQKLVLNAMKRLGYITETEYNQALEEDVKSHLKPNRQISENISSFFGDLVKKDVIQALKDSGYSEDEAIDMLYSGGLRINSTLDTRIQKILDEEYANSSNFPKINNADRAKLLAKEGFTEDSEKNIRDNEGQIQPQSAMVISDHQTGEIKAIVGGRMTSGQRILNRALTPRQPGSSIKPIAVYAPAIEHGFTAGSIVDDIPHYFNKSTPNTPWPRNFDKSYRGLITLREGVERSGNIFAVKLASMLSGDQNSSINTMLDSMKNMGITTVHTRENPLTINGKKYTDETLATALGGMTRGVSPLEMNTAFNVLANKGLYTSPTTFTTVHDRHGNLILENKPQQHRVITEQSAYIVTDMLRGVVSSPRGTGKGANIGSMPVAGKTGTTDSQKDAWFVGYTPYYSASVWIGSDQPVKLTSGSPAAASLWSKVMKRVHEGHSVKDFEMPSDIVRVNICTISGKLPTELCALDPRGSTVKSEIFIKGTQPTGKCDVHVLADIHVPSGKLATDLTPPWQVQSKVFVQRPIPYYPAEHGGITPLDYIYELPSGYYDPLVDGLGIPFPGGSPDGTETEGGPNEGEIEDIDDDTIDSLDNN, from the coding sequence ATGTCAGATAAAAAACTAAGCAGACAAACTGACAAAGACAATAATAAAAAAAGAAAGCTAAGTATTTTTAGAGTAATATTAGTTACAATGATATTAATTGGTTTTATTGGTGCTGGTGCTGTAGCAGGAATTGTAATGAGCATCATTAAAAACACGGAGCCTATTGATGCTTCAAATATATACGAAATGCTCGATGAGAGCTCCTTTATTTTAGATTCTGAGGGCCAAGTAATTGAAAAAATAGAATCTAACAAATTTAGAGTTGTAGTAGATTATTCTGAAATGCCTGAGCATTTAACGAGTGCTTTTGTTTCAATTGAAGATGAGCGTTTTTGGACTCACAAAGGAGTAGATATAAAGCGTATTTTTGGTGCACTTTGGACAAACCTTCGTACAGGTTCTAGACAAGGTGCCAGTACAATTAACCAACAGTTAGCTGTAAACCTATATTTAAGTCGTTCCGATAAAAGCTATAGCAGAAAAATCAAAGATGCTTATTATGGTATTATGCTAAACAAACAGCTATCAAAGGAACAAATTTTAGAAGCATATCTAAATACTATTTATTTAGGAAGTGGAGCACATGGTGTACAGGCAGCTGCCCAAGTGTATTTTTCTAAGGATGCTAAAGATTTAACCCTTGCAGAATCTGCATTAATTGCTGGAATAACAAAATATCCTTCAAGAAATACACCAATTATCACATTGAAAAAAGAAGATGTACAAGAGCATCATGTTGTATTAGATGATTCAGATCCAGTATATACTGTAATAATGAATGATAAAATTGATGAGTATGTTATTAGTAGACAAAAATTAGTACTCAATGCAATGAAAAGATTAGGATATATTACAGAAACTGAGTATAACCAAGCATTAGAAGAAGATGTTAAATCTCACTTAAAACCTAATCGGCAAATATCCGAAAATATCTCTTCATTTTTTGGAGATTTGGTAAAAAAAGATGTTATACAGGCATTAAAAGATAGTGGCTACTCAGAAGATGAAGCTATTGATATGCTTTATTCTGGTGGTCTTAGAATTAATAGTACTTTAGATACAAGAATTCAAAAAATATTAGATGAAGAATATGCTAATTCAAGTAACTTTCCTAAAATAAATAATGCAGATAGAGCAAAGCTATTGGCCAAAGAAGGCTTTACTGAAGATTCTGAAAAAAATATAAGAGATAACGAAGGCCAAATTCAGCCTCAATCTGCTATGGTTATTAGTGATCATCAAACTGGAGAAATTAAGGCTATTGTTGGTGGACGTATGACCTCTGGTCAAAGAATACTTAACAGAGCTTTGACTCCTAGACAGCCTGGATCATCCATTAAACCAATAGCAGTATATGCTCCAGCTATTGAGCATGGTTTTACTGCTGGAAGTATAGTAGATGATATTCCTCACTACTTTAATAAATCTACACCTAATACACCTTGGCCTAGAAACTTTGATAAAAGCTATCGTGGATTAATTACTCTACGTGAAGGTGTGGAACGTTCTGGTAACATATTTGCAGTTAAGCTAGCAAGTATGCTTAGTGGTGATCAAAATTCTTCAATAAATACTATGCTAGATTCTATGAAAAATATGGGTATAACTACAGTTCATACTAGAGAAAACCCATTAACTATTAATGGTAAAAAATATACTGATGAAACATTGGCTACTGCTTTAGGTGGTATGACTAGAGGTGTTAGTCCATTAGAAATGAATACTGCCTTCAATGTATTAGCTAATAAAGGACTTTACACTAGTCCAACTACCTTTACTACAGTACATGATAGACACGGAAATCTTATTTTAGAAAATAAGCCTCAGCAGCATAGAGTAATAACAGAACAATCCGCATATATTGTAACTGATATGCTTCGTGGAGTTGTTTCATCTCCTAGAGGTACTGGTAAAGGAGCTAATATTGGAAGTATGCCTGTAGCTGGTAAAACTGGTACAACAGATAGTCAAAAAGATGCATGGTTTGTAGGTTATACTCCTTATTATTCAGCATCTGTTTGGATTGGATCTGATCAACCTGTAAAATTAACTTCAGGTAGTCCCGCTGCTGCATCTTTATGGAGCAAAGTTATGAAAAGAGTTCATGAGGGTCACTCGGTTAAGGACTTCGAAATGCCAAGTGATATAGTAAGAGTTAATATATGTACTATTTCTGGTAAACTTCCTACAGAACTTTGCGCACTAGACCCTAGAGGTAGTACAGTTAAATCTGAGATATTTATTAAGGGTACTCAGCCTACTGGGAAATGTGATGTTCATGTACTTGCGGATATTCACGTACCATCTGGCAAGTTAGCTACAGATTTAACTCCACCTTGGCAAGTACAATCTAAGGTATTTGTACAAAGACCAATTCCTTATTATCCAGCAGAACATGGTGGTATTACACCATTAGACTATATTTACGAACTTCCTAGTGGATACTATGACCCATTAGTAGATGGATTAGGCATCCCTTTTCCAGGTGGTTCTCCAGATGGAACAGAAACTGAGGGAGGACCTAATGAAGGAGAAATAGAAGATATAGATGATGATACTATAGATTCCCTAGATAATAATTAA